One Aegilops tauschii subsp. strangulata cultivar AL8/78 chromosome 7, Aet v6.0, whole genome shotgun sequence genomic window carries:
- the LOC109737628 gene encoding uncharacterized protein isoform X2, protein MDMEMERMMGCQIPAFGVWNYCSDLPITQYFDLAMQARLLKRHRRCCDAGGGERRLVLFGASPSPRKPPQIKVIRREVGEKQSDGGELLRELDGGVAGRAAADTATKRVPAAGAVDEDLYKVPRPLVYQKPRKMRKVIWSLWIGCLGLDCIA, encoded by the exons ATGGACATGGAGATGGAG AGGATGATGGGGTGCCAGATCCCGGCGTTCGGGGTGTGGAACTACTGCAGCGACCTGCCCATCACGCAGTACTTTGACCTCGCCATGCAGGCCAGGCTGCTCAAGCGCCACCGCCGCTGCTGCGACGCCGGTGGCGGTGAACGCCGCCTCGTGCTCTTCGGCGCCTCGCCATCTCCACGCAAGCCGCCCCAGATCAAG GTGATAAGGAGGGAAGTCGGGGAGAAGCAGAGCGACGGCGGCGAGCTGCTGCGGGAGCTGGACGGCGGCGTGGCAGGGAGGGCGGCTGCTGACACCGCGACCAAACGTGTGCCTGCTGCCGGGGCCGTGGACGAGGACCTCTACAAGGTGCCACGGCCGCTCGTGTACCAAAAACCTCGAAAG ATGAGGAAGGTGATCTGGAGCTTGTGGATTGGGTGCCTGGGGCTTGACTGCATCGCCTAA
- the LOC109737628 gene encoding uncharacterized protein isoform X1, with amino-acid sequence MDMEMEQRMMGCQIPAFGVWNYCSDLPITQYFDLAMQARLLKRHRRCCDAGGGERRLVLFGASPSPRKPPQIKVIRREVGEKQSDGGELLRELDGGVAGRAAADTATKRVPAAGAVDEDLYKVPRPLVYQKPRKMRKVIWSLWIGCLGLDCIA; translated from the exons ATGGACATGGAGATGGAG CAGAGGATGATGGGGTGCCAGATCCCGGCGTTCGGGGTGTGGAACTACTGCAGCGACCTGCCCATCACGCAGTACTTTGACCTCGCCATGCAGGCCAGGCTGCTCAAGCGCCACCGCCGCTGCTGCGACGCCGGTGGCGGTGAACGCCGCCTCGTGCTCTTCGGCGCCTCGCCATCTCCACGCAAGCCGCCCCAGATCAAG GTGATAAGGAGGGAAGTCGGGGAGAAGCAGAGCGACGGCGGCGAGCTGCTGCGGGAGCTGGACGGCGGCGTGGCAGGGAGGGCGGCTGCTGACACCGCGACCAAACGTGTGCCTGCTGCCGGGGCCGTGGACGAGGACCTCTACAAGGTGCCACGGCCGCTCGTGTACCAAAAACCTCGAAAG ATGAGGAAGGTGATCTGGAGCTTGTGGATTGGGTGCCTGGGGCTTGACTGCATCGCCTAA
- the LOC109737627 gene encoding reticulon-like protein B17 isoform X1, which yields MEIEMEPDSPAPMPRSGDIAVADGTATLSPPPSRPQGPASPSPSLSPRDDVLPLSPPRDSPAPRRRRSKPLRAAAIDQGAGAVGSPRRKRRGAGEPRTAASPGKNVRRARRRLDNDGGRELTANEAADEEAAGKTQRRKTAAQPLPAVKEKKGSSLALVSYPPINPTRGAENVEQFDWEGLWERVVDLVMWKNVGRSAFWFGSGSMLFVSSSFSRDVNFSPIKILCHFGVVTLVLAFFKDSIPQSCNRQNTEQVRSFQFTEEDVLWVGRAVLPIANSLISMSRVIFSGDPSMTLKVFPVLLFGAKYGHLFTVWRLLATGFFGCFTLPRLYSCYSSHIHEKVEGLNARILNAWKSCPRKKLVAAAAVTTFWNLVSVKTRVMAAFVSAVALRYHYQYGRSSRNSEGVIQRQEQQQAMVLED from the exons ATGGAGATCGAAATGGAGCCCGACTCCCCTGCCCCCATGCCGCGCTCCGGCGACATCGCGGTCGCCGACGGGACCGCGACTCTCTCTCCGCCACCGTCGCGGCCACAGGGCCCCGCGTCGCCGTCACCGTCCCTCTCTCCTCGGGACGACGTGCTCCCCCTCTCCCCTCCCCGCGACAgccccgccccgcgccgccgccgctctaaGCCTCTTCGGGCCGCGGCCATCGACCAAGGCGCAGGCGCGGTCGGGTCTCCGCGAAGGAAGCGCCGCGGGGCGGGGGAGCCGCGCACGGCCGCGTCGCCCGGGAAGAACGTGaggcgagcgcggcggcggctggACAACGATGGCGGGAGGGAGTTGACGGCGAACGAGGCGGCCGATGAGGAAGCGGCGGGTAAGACCCAGAGAAGAAAGACCGCGGCGCAGCCTCTGCCAGCCGTGAAGGAGAAGAAGGGTTCCAGCTTGGCTTTGGTGTCTTACCCTCCCATCAATCCAACCCGAG GTGCAGAGAATGTAGAGCAGTTTGATTGGGAAGGTCTTTGGGAAAGGGTTGTTGACTTGGTGATGTGGAAGAATGTTGGGAGATCAGCATTTTGGTTCGGCTCTGGGTCCATGCTTTTCGTCTCTTCTTCCTTTTCAAGAGACGTCAATTTCAG TCCAATCAAGATACTTTGCCATTTTGGTGTTGTGACGTTGGTCTTAGCTTTCTTCAAAGATTCCATTCCTCAGAG CTGTAACAGGCAGAACACTGAACAAGTAAGGAGTTTCCAGTTTACTGAGGAAGATGTGCTCTGGGTTGGCCGAGCTGTCCTGCCAATTGCTAACTCTCTCATATCTATGTCCCGAGTGATCTTCTCTGGTGATCCATCCATGACTCTGAAA GTGTTTCCTGTTCTTCTATTTGGTGCTAAGTATGGCCATCTGTTCACAGTATGGAGGCTTCTAGCAACAG GATTCTTTGGTTGTTTTACACTCCCAAGACTCTATAGCTGCTATTCAAGTCATATTCATGAAAAAG TTGAAGGTTTGAATGCCCGGATTCTGAATGCATGGAAGTCCTGTCCCCGCAAGAAACTTGTTGCAGCTGCTGCAGTGACGACTTTCTGGAACTTGGTTAGTGTGAAGACACGTGTAATGGCTG CCTTCGTTTCCGCGGTAGCGCTGCGCTACCACTATCAGTATGGACGAAGTAGCAGGAATTCAGAGGGGGTAATACAGCGACAGGAGCAGCAACAAGCAATGGTTCTCGAAGACTGA
- the LOC109737627 gene encoding reticulon-like protein B17 isoform X2: MEIEMEPDSPAPMPRSGDIAVADGTATLSPPPSRPQGPASPSPSLSPRDDVLPLSPPRDSPAPRRRRSKPLRAAAIDQGAGAVGSPRRKRRGAGEPRTAASPGKNVRRARRRLDNDGGRELTANEAADEEAAGKTQRRKTAAQPLPAVKEKKGSSLALVSYPPINPTRGAENVEQFDWEGLWERVVDLVMWKNVGRSAFWFGSGSMLFVSSSFSRDVNFSPIKILCHFGVVTLVLAFFKDSIPQRQNTEQVRSFQFTEEDVLWVGRAVLPIANSLISMSRVIFSGDPSMTLKVFPVLLFGAKYGHLFTVWRLLATGFFGCFTLPRLYSCYSSHIHEKVEGLNARILNAWKSCPRKKLVAAAAVTTFWNLVSVKTRVMAAFVSAVALRYHYQYGRSSRNSEGVIQRQEQQQAMVLED; the protein is encoded by the exons ATGGAGATCGAAATGGAGCCCGACTCCCCTGCCCCCATGCCGCGCTCCGGCGACATCGCGGTCGCCGACGGGACCGCGACTCTCTCTCCGCCACCGTCGCGGCCACAGGGCCCCGCGTCGCCGTCACCGTCCCTCTCTCCTCGGGACGACGTGCTCCCCCTCTCCCCTCCCCGCGACAgccccgccccgcgccgccgccgctctaaGCCTCTTCGGGCCGCGGCCATCGACCAAGGCGCAGGCGCGGTCGGGTCTCCGCGAAGGAAGCGCCGCGGGGCGGGGGAGCCGCGCACGGCCGCGTCGCCCGGGAAGAACGTGaggcgagcgcggcggcggctggACAACGATGGCGGGAGGGAGTTGACGGCGAACGAGGCGGCCGATGAGGAAGCGGCGGGTAAGACCCAGAGAAGAAAGACCGCGGCGCAGCCTCTGCCAGCCGTGAAGGAGAAGAAGGGTTCCAGCTTGGCTTTGGTGTCTTACCCTCCCATCAATCCAACCCGAG GTGCAGAGAATGTAGAGCAGTTTGATTGGGAAGGTCTTTGGGAAAGGGTTGTTGACTTGGTGATGTGGAAGAATGTTGGGAGATCAGCATTTTGGTTCGGCTCTGGGTCCATGCTTTTCGTCTCTTCTTCCTTTTCAAGAGACGTCAATTTCAG TCCAATCAAGATACTTTGCCATTTTGGTGTTGTGACGTTGGTCTTAGCTTTCTTCAAAGATTCCATTCCTCAGAG GCAGAACACTGAACAAGTAAGGAGTTTCCAGTTTACTGAGGAAGATGTGCTCTGGGTTGGCCGAGCTGTCCTGCCAATTGCTAACTCTCTCATATCTATGTCCCGAGTGATCTTCTCTGGTGATCCATCCATGACTCTGAAA GTGTTTCCTGTTCTTCTATTTGGTGCTAAGTATGGCCATCTGTTCACAGTATGGAGGCTTCTAGCAACAG GATTCTTTGGTTGTTTTACACTCCCAAGACTCTATAGCTGCTATTCAAGTCATATTCATGAAAAAG TTGAAGGTTTGAATGCCCGGATTCTGAATGCATGGAAGTCCTGTCCCCGCAAGAAACTTGTTGCAGCTGCTGCAGTGACGACTTTCTGGAACTTGGTTAGTGTGAAGACACGTGTAATGGCTG CCTTCGTTTCCGCGGTAGCGCTGCGCTACCACTATCAGTATGGACGAAGTAGCAGGAATTCAGAGGGGGTAATACAGCGACAGGAGCAGCAACAAGCAATGGTTCTCGAAGACTGA